The Gammaproteobacteria bacterium genome includes a region encoding these proteins:
- the traF gene encoding conjugal transfer protein TraF has protein sequence MSIGQAYATPFSNYDPRSMAMGGVGVASSHSNHATNFNPALLANNVDDFSLNLPTLGGRVTDRDNLADAAQDFWDQDLVNRLSNDIASYNNSLTSITPAQTINSLKKIERAVRTLSNKLNSLSDKPLQAETGINIGFALPGMENGSAFSISSVASGSAIGFYRDKNLLRNVGEDINTLASCLQQALNTQTLCNQPSLNFIDNNGQVTFDPLDSTNGITSSANARGLNLLEVSLSFAHYFPQYDLNVGITPKYVTAELFDFTADIDLANTPFLVSDYITTTENFNADIGISKTVKIKNNSVEVGAILKNILPQTYRSGLGNEVTLNPQLRVGAAYRAADWVMVAVDMDLTRNDAIAFEDASQFIGVGAEIDSWRWAQWRMGYRFDLVNSDRNTFSAGLGLSPFGVHLDLAITANSNRTEIGSALQLAFRY, from the coding sequence ATGAGCATTGGACAGGCTTACGCCACCCCCTTCAGTAACTACGACCCACGCTCCATGGCGATGGGGGGCGTCGGTGTGGCCAGCTCGCACAGCAATCACGCAACCAACTTCAACCCTGCTCTGCTGGCCAATAACGTTGATGATTTTTCCCTCAATCTGCCCACCCTTGGTGGCCGTGTGACCGACAGAGACAACCTTGCCGATGCAGCACAGGATTTTTGGGATCAAGATCTGGTCAACCGTCTCAGCAACGACATTGCGAGTTACAACAACAGCTTGACCTCGATCACTCCCGCTCAAACCATTAACAGCTTAAAAAAGATAGAACGGGCAGTGAGAACCTTATCCAACAAACTCAACAGCCTCAGCGACAAACCCTTGCAAGCCGAAACCGGCATTAATATTGGTTTTGCCCTACCAGGAATGGAAAACGGCAGCGCGTTCTCCATCAGCTCGGTGGCTTCTGGTTCGGCCATCGGTTTTTATCGTGATAAAAATTTGTTACGCAACGTCGGTGAAGACATCAATACCCTTGCCAGCTGCCTGCAACAAGCGCTCAATACGCAAACACTTTGCAACCAACCCAGCCTTAATTTTATCGACAACAACGGCCAAGTTACCTTTGATCCTCTGGACAGCACCAATGGCATCACCTCCAGCGCCAACGCACGAGGCTTAAACTTACTGGAAGTCAGCCTCTCTTTCGCACATTATTTTCCACAATACGATCTCAATGTGGGCATCACGCCCAAATACGTCACCGCAGAGCTGTTTGATTTTACCGCCGATATTGATCTGGCAAACACCCCCTTTCTGGTCAGTGATTACATCACCACCACCGAAAATTTTAATGCTGACATCGGCATCAGTAAAACAGTCAAAATCAAGAACAACAGCGTTGAAGTCGGTGCCATTCTAAAAAATATTTTGCCACAAACCTATCGCTCCGGCCTTGGCAATGAAGTCACACTCAACCCTCAACTGCGTGTGGGAGCCGCCTACCGTGCGGCTGATTGGGTGATGGTCGCCGTTGATATGGATTTGACTCGCAACGATGCGATTGCTTTTGAAGATGCCAGCCAGTTTATTGGGGTCGGTGCTGAAATAGACTCTTGGAGATGGGCGCAGTGGCGCATGGGTTACCGCTTCGATCTGGTCAACAGCGACCGCAACACCTTCTCAGCGGGTCTGGGTCTGTCGCCTTTTGGAGTCCATTTGGATCTGGCCATCACCGCCAACAGCAACCGCACTGAAATCGGCAGCGCGTTACAGTTGGCGTTTCGTTATTGA